In Tepidanaerobacter syntrophicus, the following are encoded in one genomic region:
- the thrB gene encoding homoserine kinase, which produces MIKIQVPATTANFGPGFDCLGASLGLYNYIEMGFSDEPIVEVRGEGKEEIPTDETNLVYQAGLKVLELAGVDKHLKIVLENNIPIARGLGSSAACIVGGLKAANRLVGDAFDNIELIRIATQMEGHPDNVVPATFGGFCLSMIHENRIIYKTFPMPFWLQFVVCIPEFELKTEDARKILPKEIKFQDAVFNIGRVAMLVAAMARGDFTDMDIFCQDRLHQPYRSRLIPGMDEILATVRSKGAYAGFLSGSGPSVVCLSLRERSDALGEHMVEIFSKNGIKSSYKVLSPDSTGARFL; this is translated from the coding sequence GTGATAAAAATACAAGTACCTGCTACAACGGCAAACTTTGGTCCCGGCTTTGATTGCCTAGGAGCATCTCTAGGATTGTATAACTATATAGAAATGGGATTTTCAGATGAGCCGATTGTAGAGGTAAGGGGAGAAGGAAAGGAAGAGATTCCTACTGATGAAACTAACTTGGTTTATCAAGCGGGCCTGAAAGTGCTTGAATTGGCAGGTGTAGATAAACATCTAAAGATAGTTCTTGAAAATAACATTCCTATAGCTAGAGGGCTTGGGAGCAGCGCAGCATGTATAGTAGGTGGTTTGAAAGCTGCTAACCGCCTTGTGGGAGATGCTTTTGATAATATCGAGCTAATACGAATTGCAACACAGATGGAAGGACATCCTGACAATGTGGTTCCCGCAACTTTTGGTGGTTTTTGCTTATCCATGATACATGAAAATAGAATAATTTATAAAACTTTTCCGATGCCATTTTGGCTCCAATTTGTGGTTTGCATACCGGAGTTTGAGCTAAAGACCGAAGATGCAAGAAAAATATTACCTAAAGAAATTAAATTTCAAGATGCCGTGTTTAACATCGGTCGTGTTGCGATGTTAGTGGCTGCTATGGCAAGGGGCGACTTTACTGATATGGATATTTTTTGTCAGGACAGGCTCCATCAGCCATATAGAAGCCGCCTGATTCCAGGTATGGATGAAATACTTGCCACAGTAAGATCAAAAGGCGCATATGCAGGCTTTTTAAGTGGCTCAGGCCCTTCAGTTGTATGCCTGAGTTTAAGAGAAAGATCTGATGCCTTAGGCGAACACATGGTAGAAATATTTTCTAAAAATGGTATTAAGTCTTCCTACAAAGTGCTGTCTCCGGATTCTACAGGCGCAAGATTTTTGTAA
- a CDS encoding tyrosine-type recombinase/integrase, translating into MLFKFAIKDFLDDRKLKNLSPATIKSYEVTLEHFHRYLTQNEKINVEDVTQADIKSYLISCREEGGNRPTSLNHKIGNLKVFFNYMADIETIEKNPMKKVQKVKTDVKIEAFTDYHIKQMLNYYRRIKQRNMTLYAYRDYTIIVTLLGTGIRRGELCNLTWHDVDLANSKMTIYGKARRQRTIPLTDKLKQELIEWRLFNEKHFYSFTPERNVFTDGTGKRLTENAVGNIFKRLAKIMNFRDVRVSAHTFRHTFAKNWILSGGDVFSLQRILGHSTLDMTNKYVSLFGSAIKEQNEKHNPLNNLDI; encoded by the coding sequence TTGCTGTTTAAATTCGCAATTAAGGACTTTTTAGATGACCGGAAACTTAAAAACCTTTCACCTGCAACGATAAAAAGCTATGAAGTAACATTAGAGCATTTCCACAGATACTTGACGCAAAATGAAAAGATTAACGTTGAAGATGTAACCCAAGCAGATATAAAAAGCTATTTAATTTCATGCAGGGAAGAAGGGGGAAACAGGCCAACGAGCTTAAATCACAAAATAGGAAACCTTAAAGTATTTTTTAACTATATGGCCGACATTGAAACAATAGAAAAAAACCCTATGAAGAAGGTTCAGAAGGTAAAAACGGACGTCAAAATCGAGGCTTTTACCGACTATCATATTAAGCAGATGCTAAACTACTACCGGAGAATAAAACAGCGGAATATGACCCTTTACGCTTATAGGGATTATACAATCATAGTCACACTCTTAGGCACAGGGATAAGGCGAGGGGAGCTATGTAATTTAACATGGCATGATGTAGACCTAGCAAACAGCAAAATGACAATATACGGCAAGGCCAGAAGACAGCGAACAATACCATTGACCGACAAGCTAAAACAAGAGCTTATAGAATGGCGGTTATTTAACGAAAAACACTTTTACAGCTTTACACCAGAGCGAAACGTGTTCACTGACGGTACAGGGAAAAGACTTACTGAAAATGCCGTAGGGAATATATTTAAACGATTAGCCAAGATAATGAACTTTAGAGATGTCAGAGTATCGGCTCATACCTTCAGGCATACATTTGCAAAGAACTGGATTTTAAGCGGTGGGGATGTTTTTTCACTACAACGGATATTAGGACACTCTACTTTAGACATGACAAATAAATATGTGTCACTGTTTGGAAGTGCTATCAAAGAGCAAAACGAAAAGCATAATCCATTAAATAATTTAGACATATAA
- a CDS encoding helix-turn-helix domain-containing protein, translating to MTRLKAAILEQGLTQRELAQMINQSPSSISQVINGFMRPWPKLRREIAEALHIPENELFDEEGKLIESDAEYIKIPLKKYA from the coding sequence ATGACCAGACTTAAGGCGGCAATACTAGAGCAGGGATTGACACAAAGAGAATTAGCACAGATGATAAATCAATCACCTTCAAGTATTTCACAAGTTATAAACGGCTTTATGAGGCCGTGGCCGAAACTTCGACGGGAAATAGCCGAGGCTTTACATATACCAGAGAATGAACTATTTGACGAGGAAGGAAAGCTAATCGAAAGCGACGCGGAATATATCAAGATACCATTAAAGAAATATGCGTAG